One genomic window of Meles meles chromosome 15, mMelMel3.1 paternal haplotype, whole genome shotgun sequence includes the following:
- the REL gene encoding proto-oncogene c-Rel, translated as MASGGYNPCIEIIEQPRQRGMRFRYKCEGRSAGSIPGEHSTDNNRTYPSIQIMNYYGKGKVRITLVTKNDPYKPHPHDLVGKDCRDGYYEAEFGQERRPLFFQNLGIRCVKKKEVKEAITSRIRAGINPFNVPEQQVFDTEDCDLNVVRLCFQVFLPDEHGNLTMALPPVVSNPIYDNRAPNTAELRICRVNKNCGSVRGGDEIFLLCDKVQKDDIEVRFVLNDWEAKGIFSQADVHRQVAIVFKTPPYCRAITEPVTVKMQLRRPSDQEVSESMDFRYLPDEKDTYGNKAKKQKTTLLFQKLWQDCAVNFPERPRPVTLGSTGEGRFIKKESNFSHGAVLTEMPRTSGISSQGDSYYSSPASISNALSQHTPPIPSVVSPPSSSWSAGAHPTSRAVSTNPLSGFSTGTLSSHPQGISQYLEMPLESDLNASNACIYNNANDIGRMEAPSMSPADLYGISDGNLLPNCPMNMMTPSSDSMRENDNPRLVSMNLENPSCNSVLDPRDLRQLHQMSSPSMPAGAGSSTAAFVPQPEAFERSDFNCTDNSMINESGPSNGTNPNSHGFVHSQYSSIGTMQNEQLSDSFAFDFFQGNL; from the exons ATGGCCTCGG gtgGGTATAACCCATGTATAGAGATCATTGAACAGCCCAGGCAGAGGGGCATGCGTTTTAGATACAAATGTGAAGGGCGATCAGCAGGCAGCATTCCAGGGGAGCACAGCACCGACAACAACCGGACATACCCATCTATCCAG aTTATGAACTATTACggaaaaggaaaagtgagaatTACATTAGTAACAAAGAACGACCCATATAAACCTCATCCTCATGATTTAGTAGGAAAAGACTGCAGAGATGGCTACTATGAAGCAGAATTTGGACAAGAACGCAGACCCTTGTT TTTTCAAAATTTGGGTATTCGTTgtgtgaagaaaaaagaagtaaaagaagcTATTACTTCAAGAATAAGGGCAGGAATCAATCCTTTCAATG TCCCCGAACAGCAGGTGTTTGATACTGAAGATTGCGACCTCAATGTGGTGAGATTATGTTTTCAAGTTTTCCTCCCCGATGAACATGGTAATTTGACAATGGCTCTACCTCCTGTTGTCTCTAACCCAATTTATGACAACC gtgctcctaatACTGCAGAATTAAGGATTTGTCGTGTAAACAAGAACTGTGGAAGTGTCAGAGGCGGCGATGAAATATTTCTACTATGTGATAAAGTTCAGAAAG ATGACATAGAAGTTCGGTTTGTGTTGAACGACTGGGAAGCAAAAGGTATCTTTTCACAAGCTGATGTACACCGTCAAGTAGCCATTGTTTTTAAGACTCCACCATATTGCAGAGCGATAACAGAACCAGTGACGGTAAAAATGCAGTTGCGGAGACCTTCTGACCAGGAAGTTAGTGAATCTATGGATTTTAGATATCTGCCAGATGAAAAAG ATACTTATGGcaataaagcaaagaaacaaaaaacaactctacTTTTCCAGAAACTGTGGCAAGATTGTG CAGTTAATTTTCCTGAAAGACCTAGACCTGTTACCCTAGGATCAACTGGAGAAGGAAGATTCatcaaaaaag AATCAAACTTTTCTCATGGTGCAGTTTTGACAGAAATGCCCAGGACTTCCGGCATTTCAAGTCAAGGAGATTCCTACTATTCCTCACCTGCGTCCATCTCAAACGCACTGTCACAGCATACTCCACCCATACCTTCAGTGGTGTCTCCACCTTCTTCAAGCTGGTCAGCTGGGGCCCACCCCACCTCACGCGCAGTTAGTACAAATCCATTAAGTGGTTTTTCAACAGGGACACTTTCCTCCCATCCACAAGGTATCTCGCAATATCTGGAAATGCCTCTTGAGAGTGATCTGAATGCCTCTAATGCTTGTATTTATAACAATGCGAATGACATAGGCAGAATGGAAGCACCATCCATGTCACCAGCTGATTTATATGGTATTTCTGATGGCAACCTGCTGCCGAATTGCCCGATGAATATGATGACACCTAGTAGTGACAGCATGAGGGAGAATGATAATCCGAGACTTGTGAGCATGAATCTTGAAAATCCCTCATGTAATTCAGTGTTAGACCCAAGAGACTTGAGACAGCTCCATCAGATGTCCTCTCCCAGTATGCCAGCCGGCGCTGGTTCCAGTACGGCTGCTTTTGTTCCACAGCCAGAGGCATTTGAGAGATCTGACTTCAACTGTACAGATAACAGTATGATAAATGAGTCAGGACCATCAAATGGTACTAATCCAAACAGTCATGGTTTTGTTCATAGTCAGTATTCTAGTATTGGCACTATGCAGAATGAGCAATTAAGTGACTCatttgcatttgatttttttcaaggtAATTTGTAA